A section of the Oryza sativa Japonica Group chromosome 1, ASM3414082v1 genome encodes:
- the LOC136351712 gene encoding uncharacterized protein yields MATFRDHLAVIAEALCAIAADMNAAARALDPSTVISLACAAFTVAIVLVCYADICGRLATLHSQTQTPAGEDEDNNATPPEAPAASSLKDRQRSSHGTDTSSSSESSSSSSSSSSESSSSSSSSSSESSSSSSDDDLARRRQQRNPSPPPQYKKEARRSPSPSPPSSSSTSSSSSSSGSSWWTRSARSFY; encoded by the coding sequence ATGGCCACCTTCCGGGACCACCTCGCCGTCATCGCCGAGGCGCTCTGCGCGATCGCCGCCGACATGAATgcggccgcccgcgccctcgacCCCTCCACCGTCATCAGCCTCGCCTGCGCCGCCTTCACCGTCGCCATCGTGCTCGTCTGCTACGCCGACATCTGCGGCCGCCTCGCCACGCTCCACTCGCAGACgcagacgccggcgggggaggaCGAGGACAATAATGCCACGCCGCCGGAGGCTCCTGCTGCTTCTTCCCTTAAGGACCGCCAGCGCTCCAGCCATGGCAccgacacctcctcctcctccgagtcgtcgtcgtcgtcttcgtcttcatcatccgagtcctcgtcctcgtcttcgtcttcatcatccgagtcctcctcctcgtcgtcggatGATGACCTAGCGCGGCGACGTCAGCAGAGAAAcccttctcctccgccgcagTACAAGAAGGAGGCAAGGAGGAGCCCTTCTccatcgccgccatcgtcgtcgtcaacctcaAGCTCTAGCTCGAGCTCAGGCTCAAGTTGGTGGACTCGCTCTGCCAGGAGTTTCTACTGA
- the LOC9271125 gene encoding serine/threonine/tyrosine-protein kinase HT1, with the protein MKCFKQQQQQGGGNGGGQGKRLERRLSLGEYKKAVSWSKYLVAPPGAKIRGGGEELWSADLSKLEIRTKFATGRHSRVYSGRYAARDVAIKMVSQPEEDAALAAELERQFASEVALLLRLRHPNIISFVAACKKPPVFCIITEYMAGGSLRKYLHQQEPHSVPIELVLKLSLEIARGMSYLHSQGILHRDLKSENILLDGDMSVKVADFGISCLESQCGSGKGFTGTYRWMAPEMIKEKHHTRKVDVYSFGIVLWEILTALVPFSEMTPEQAAVAVALKNARPPLPPSCPVAISHLITQCWATNPDRRPQFDDIVAILESYIEALEEDPSFLQSYIPPPHPLHHHHHQHHNHHHQQSLLRCFPRYRTTRRSASLRV; encoded by the exons atgaaATGcttcaagcagcagcagcagcagggcggcggcaatggcggtggGCAGGGGAAGAGGCTGGAGAGGCGGCTGTCGCTGGGGGAGTACAAGAAGGCGGTGTCGTGGTCCAAGTACCTGGTGGCTCCGCCGGGAGCCAAGATCCggggtggcggcgaggagctgTGGAGCGCCGACCTGTCCAAGCTGGAGATCCGGACCAAGTTCGCCACCGGCAGGCACAGCCGCGTCTACTCCGGCCGCTACGCCGCCCGCGACGTTGCCATCAAGATGGTTAGCCAGCCTGAGGAagacgccgccctcgccgccgagctcgagcgCCAGTTCGCCTCCGaggtcgccctcctcctccgcctccgccaccccaACATCATCTCG TTTGTTGCAGCATGCAAGAAACCACCAGTCTTCTGTATCATTACTGAGTACATGGCAGGTGGCTCCCTTAGGAAATATCTACATCAGCAAGAACCTCATTCTGTTCCAATTGAATTAGTGTTGAAGTTATCCTTAGAGATTGCTCGTGGAATGAGCTACTTACACTCGCAAGGCATACTTCACAGAGACTTGAAGTCAGAGAATATACTTCTCGATGGAGATATGTCAGTAAAGGTGGCAGATTTTGGAATTTCGTGCTTAGAATCGCAGTGCGGAAGTGGTAAGGGTTTTACTGGAACGTATAGGTGGATGGCTCCAGAAATGATCAAAGAGAAACACCATACGAGGAAGGTTGATGTATACAGCTTTGGAATTGTCTTGTGGGAGATTTTGACTGCTTTGGTACCATTCAGTGAGATGACACCCGAGCaagctgctgttgctgttgcctTGAAG AATGCTAGGCCACCACTGCCTCCTTCATGCCCTGTGGCAATAAGCCATCTGATAACTCAGTGCTGGGCGACCAACCCAGACAGAAGGCCTCAGTTCGACGACATCGTCGCCATACTTGAGAGCTACATAGAAGCTCTTGAAGAGGATCCATCCTTCTTGCAGTCATATATACCGCCTCCGCATCCGCtgcaccatcaccatcaccagcatcataatcatcatcatcaacagagCCTTCTCCGGTGCTTCCCTCGCTACAGAACCACCCGACGATCTGCATCTCTGAGAGTATAA
- the LOC107281500 gene encoding RNA exonuclease 4: MDNSSDSQRRKRCAACYREFNKKEHLVEHMRTSLHSAHDPRCGVCGKHCRSLDALRDHLTGALPKPECAAAFASRGCPLCLHVVLPPTAAAHSCPAAAPPLGGVLALGCKMVGAGSDGSLDVCARVCVVDEQERVVLDTFVKPHIPVTHYRYDTTGIRPEHLRDAMTPKQAARRVQELLLNGEPAWKARSSRGRARILVGHGLDHDLESLGMDYPEYLKRDTARYPALMKTSNSRLSNSLKYLTLAYLGYHIQIAGRHHHPYDDCVAALRLYRRMRGARPHTCRDAGVGPHAPPPTPAEAFPAWRQRELERMSPEELLQLSTSDYYCWCLDATD, from the exons ATGGATAATTCTTCAGATTCTCAGAG gAGGAAGAGGTGCGCGGCGTGCTATAGGGAGTTCAACAAGAAGGAGCACCTGGTGGAGCACATGCGGACGTCGCTGCATTCGGCGCACGACCCTCGCTGCGGCGTCTGCGGCAAGCACTGCCGCTCCCTCGACGCCCTCCGCGACCACCTCACCGGCGCCCTCCCCAAGCCggagtgcgccgccgccttcgcctcccGCGGCTGCCCCCTCTGCCTCCACGTAGTCctcccgcccaccgccgccgcccactcctGCCCCGCGGCCGCGCCACCGCTCGGCGGCGTCCTCGCCCTGGGGTGCAAGATGGTGGGCGCCGGCAGCGACGGGTCCCTGGACGTGTGCGCCCGCGTGTGCGTGGTGGACGAGCAGGAGCGCGTGGTGTTGGACACCTTCGTCAAGCCGCACATCCCCGTCACGCACTACCGCTACGACACCACCGGCATCCGCCCCGAGCACCTGCGCGACGCCATGACGCCCAAGCAGGCGGCGCGCCGGGTGCAGGAGCTGCTGCTCAACGGCGAGCCGGCGTGGAAGGCGCGGAGCAGCCGCGGGAGGGCCCGGATCCTGGTCGGCCACGGCCTGGACCACGACCTCGAGTCGCTGGGCATGGACTACCCGGAGTACCTGAAGCGGGACACGGCGAGGTACCCGGCGCTGATGAAGACGAGCAACAGCCGCCTCAGCAACTCGCTCAAGTACCTCACCCTCGCCTACCTCGGCTACCACATCCAGatcgccggccgccaccaccacccctaCGACGACTGCGTCGCCGCGCTGCGCCTCTACCGCCGGATGCGTGGCGCGCGGCCGCACACCTGCAGGGACGCCGGCGTGGGgccgcacgcgccgccgccaacgccggcgGAGGCGTTCCCGGCGTGGAGGCAGCGGGAGCTGGAGCGCATGTCGCCGGAGGAGCTCCTCCAGCTGTCCACCTCGGACTACTACTGCTGGTGCCTCGACGCCACCGACTAA